Proteins encoded by one window of Lycium barbarum isolate Lr01 chromosome 11, ASM1917538v2, whole genome shotgun sequence:
- the LOC132617269 gene encoding F-box protein At3g07870-like: MSDYLPQELMIDIFTRLPVKSILRCTSLCKTWYSLLTSPVFISMHLNRKQDEHILIQYYSRNPDEEVYGLFCDDENLNQYAQFDLPFKRTSRYFNIVGSCNGLLCLADGHNCYRKHFYLWNPCIRKSVKLPTPIYTFKTHGTCDHTQGFGFDHVTNDYKVVRIVQTTYCLLPPNVELYKLSTGVWKDISHGALSCQIFSSTPHYMNGASHWIAFKCGDEPTRSMIVLFDMHDETFSEMMLPSNLTSKVGQCDDMFLSMLDESLCLVDNNYNESKPVDIWIMRDYGAPESWVKQFSISSLTLKRNVTLHGDISGTAFNGRSVSDELEVTHDLVKPMAIRKNGEIVCKTNRRLLVSGDHVVGKLKYIGIDNSTNGWCHNPLYLNYYKESLVLPDKWTNNCVGDACEESSDLCKRERKDGRRKLLRGKTKNRMRIASLLHMSGLLYVSKMKKKMAAGEEKEEHASQKTSVVQLTMLHLIHCPW, encoded by the coding sequence ATGTCTGATTATTTGCCACAAGAATTGATGATTGACATCTTCACAAGACTACCCGTCAAGTCAATCCTTCGATGCACAAGTTTGTGCAAGACATGGTACTCTCTTCTTACTAGCCCTGTTTTTATCTCCATGCATCTCAACCGAAAACAGGATGAGCACATCCTAATTCAATATTACTCTAGAAACCCAGATGAAGAAGTATATGGTTTATTCTGTGACGACGAGAATTTGAATCAGTATGCCCAGTTTGATTTGCCATTTAAGCGGACTAGCCGTTACTTTAATATTGTGGGTAGTTGTAACGGTCTTTTGTGCCTTGCAGACGGTCACAACTGTTACCGGAAACATTTTTATCTTTGGAACCCATGCATCAGAAAGTCTGTAAAACTCCCAACACCAATTTATACATTTAAGACACACGGTACCTGTGATCATACACAGGGGTTTGGATTTGATCATGTTACTAATGACTACAAGGTGGTAAGAATAGTACAAACTACTTATTGTCTACTGCCACCTAATGTTGAGCTTTATAAGCTAAGCACTGGTGTTTGGAAAGACATTAGTCATGGCGCTCTGTCTTGTCAAATCTTTAGTAGTACGCCGCATTATATGAATGGAGCTTCCCATTGGATTGCTTTCAAGTGTGGAGACGAACCAACTCGGAGTATGATTGTTTTGTTTGACATGCATGATGAGACATTCTCGGAGATGATGTTGCCAAGTAACTTAACTAGTAAGGTAGGACAATGTGATGATATGTTTCTTTCCATGTTAGACGAATCACTTTGTTTGGTTGATAATAACTATAATGAAAGTAAACCTGTTGACATTTGGATCATGAGAGATTATGGTGCACCAGAATCATGGGTGAAACAGTTCAGCATCAGTTCTCTTACCCTTAAACGAAATGTTACTCTTCATGGTGACATTTCCGGAACAGCTTTTAATGGAAGGTCTGTTTCAGATGAGCTTGAGGTTACTCATGACCTGGTGAAGCCAATGGCTATAAGGAAAAATGGTGAAATCGTATGTAAGACGAACCGTAGATTATTGGTTTCAGGTGATCATGTAGTCGGAAAGCTTAAATATATTGGCATTGATAACTCTACAAATGGTTGGTGTCACAATCCACTTTATCTTAATTATTACAAAGAGAGCCTTGTTTTACCTGATAAATGGACAAATAATTGTGTTGGAGATGCTTGTGAGGAGTCATCCGATTTATGTAAGAGAGAGCGCAAAGATGGGAGAAGAAAGCTCTTAAGGGGAAAAACTAAAAATAGAATGCGGATTGCATCTCTCTTGCACATGAGTGGATTGCTTTACGtgtcaaaaatgaaaaaaaaaatggctgcaggagaagaaaaggaagaacatGCAAGTCAAAAGACCTCCGTTGTCCAATTAACTATGTTGCACTTGATCCATTGCCCGTGGTGA
- the LOC132619439 gene encoding putative F-box protein At5g42430 — protein sequence MSDYLPDCLPPEILCRLPVESLLRFRCVSKQWRSLISSPLTYLALVMLPPFSFSATSPSNPRNRNIPLSTLILQKLKITPLLENSNSPSKLVYFVSLMISSDSQILVLSFSGTPPFTKASRICSGLPGRYVYYLGFGLDPKTKEIKVVKIAYLQGTCDAYLMPLEVEIYRLSMGLWKQLTQRTSIVASLSISIVVYI from the coding sequence ATGTCGGACTATTTGCCTGATTGCTTGCCGCCTGAAATCCTTTGCAGGCTGCCCGTTGAAAGCCTTTTACGATTCAGGTGTGTATCGAAGCAATGGCGTTCTCTCATTTCATCTCCACTCACTTACCTCGCTCTTGTTATGCTACCCCCCTTCTCCTTCTCCGCCACCTCTCCATCGAACCCAAGAAACAGGAACATTCCTCTGTCTACCTTGATTCTTCAAAAACTGAAGATCACACCCTTGTTAGAGAACTCAAATTCTCCCTCAAAACTAGTTTATTTTGTCTCTCTGATGATCTCTTCGGACTCGCAAATACTAGTACTATCATTCTCTGGAACCCCGCCATTCACAAAAGCCTCTCGAATTTGCTCTGGTCTACCTGGACGTTACGTATATTACCTTGGATTTGGGCTTGATCCAAAAACTAAAGAGATTAAAGTCGTGAAGATAGCCTATTTGCAAGGAACTTGTGATGCTTATCTGATGCCTCTTGAAGTTGAGATCTATAGATTGAGTATGGGTTTATGGAAACAGTTAACTCAAAGGACATCCATTGTAGCATCCTTGAGTATTTCTATAGTAGTATATATTTAA